AAGGTCTtgaatatttacaaaaaatagtTGTGAAATGTGAATAATATTGTGAATCGATTTGTATCGTATATTATATCATACCATGTATCATAAAATACATGAACactataaaatttacaaataaaaaattataaaatatattaagtatATTTGTTGCAAAATTAGTAcatattcaattaataatttatgttatcatcacttatgtaataatttttttaacaaatttaatataaaaaaatgtcaattagAAATGTACTTATGATATCTACAATCAAATTGTCACACTAAACAATTATCTTTGGGtcatatgataaaaaaaaccctgaaaataaaaagaaaaggagaggaGATAATCAAATAAaaggatgaaaagaaaaaaaaaaaaaaagatcatttatgattctcttaaaaaaaacaattaaaaagttatattttcagCTGTTGGGCTCAACAAGATCTAGCCCAATCTCATAAATTTTACATTGGCCCAAAATGAATTCACACGTCTATGAATTGAATGATACCCAAAGAGTGATTCAATACAATCCATATTACACATGTATCATACAATATATGAGCACCCCTAATACAATACACATCTTTTGCTCCCAATTCAATATGTATTGTATGATTTTGTTAGTAACAACCAAGCacaaaatacaattttctttaTGGTCTATCACAAGATTAATACAATTTACAACCacttaattcaaataaattcaacaaattaCAACCATAAATGTGAAAATGATCTTAAATAttcatacacacacaaagaagCTTTTGCCAAACGTTTTCCGATAAGTTTAGGACAAATTTGCGTTTTAACAAGTCAGGCCATTCATCATTGGGTTAAACatgggtaaaataaaataattgtacccataccccttttttttctcttcaggTTTTGGAGGGTTGACAGATTTGGGTCCAATTTTGGCAAGTCTACGTATCCTCATAGGCCTCAACCAACCTCTAATTTATTTAAGGTTTGAGGTGATTCTTAATGAGCCAGTTAGGTCATAGAacttaaaagagaaataaattatttaaaaagctaaaaagaaaGTTTCTTGACAGCTCAACATGTCATAAATGAATAAGCAAGAGCGTAATGAAATAGCAATGGAAGACGGCACTTTACAAACTAGAAAAATCAAGTTTAATttgttcataaataaaataatttacaccGGTTCTGGAataattgtgtgtttttttttttgacaaacaaaTGGACAATTGAAATGTGAGCATACAAAAATATAGGCTATCTATGTGCCGTGAAATGATTGAGGACTCACCACATAGTAAGATTTGAAGTTGTCTTTATCATCCATGTAACTAGACTTCAATGTAAAACGAATCATATAGATAACCCAGAGGGTTGTCACCAATGTTGCAGAATCAAGTAGTGTGTGTATATCAAATTCCATGACAAAACTGCAATAGAGTCTAACAGCCAGAAATATAGCTGTTAGTTCCTGTGATTTGAGTGAAAGCCCTGCAGAAAATTGACAATAATGAAGCCAAAAAggcattaaaacaaaagaaggcATAATCTTAACAAGATATATCACAATCTCCAAGCTAGAAACTGATGTCAAAgcaaaatagcaaaataaagaagaaaaacttttaaaatatttgtcatTGATAAACCAAATTGTTACTTTTCATTTGAAATgaatctttctcaaaaaaaggtCCACAAAGGCTATCAATAATAAAATACCAATTGAGAATGACATGAAATTAGTACTACTGATAACTATGCTCTGACTGACAACAATTTCATTACCAATACCAAAAGAATTTCTATGTTAAAAGATAGCAGAAATCAATAGCGGCCATATAATTTTAGAATGCAGCTAAACCAATTGACATTACCAGTGACCAGTAACAAGTGGCTCGGTCATGCAAGGAAGCACAAACACTTTAGATGGTAATACTACTCGTTACACTAATCCAGAAATCTCCCTAATGGTTGAACCAACCAGGGGTGCATATTTCAaggcctttttcttttttaataaattttacaattcgATAGTTACAACAATATAGGAGGGGCATTCTAATATTTTAACATTTCGAACATGGACGTCTTCGTTGGAAATACCAATAGTTACGAATTGAGCTACAAGGATATTAACCAAATTCACCTTTCTAAGAGTTTTATCAGattcaaatattttcaataagtcTCCAATCAAAGCTAGACTTCCTTCTAGTTAATGAATGATGGTTCTGAAATCCATAATTAAACCAATGCAATAAACCATATTCTAATTTAGAGTATAATATTATATTCCCCTTTTGTCAGTGCCAAACATATAATAGTACTAACTTTCAAAACCATATTTCATTACCTTGGCAATCACGAAAATTTAAACCAAACCATGGAATTCCGACAGAAAAATCAAGCGAATAAAACGAgaaattgcaaaaataaaaaaataaaataaaatttttaaaaaaaaagtctaaaaagaGATTCGAggttttagtttttgttgttggttACCAGCACATGTCTTCTCCTTGGTAAGCTTGAAAATGAGGACGGAGATTCCAAGAGCGTGAACAGCCTCGGCGGCAACAAAAAGGTTGTCGTGATCGTGAACGACCAGTCGCAGGAACACAAGCGCCGCAATGCCCGAAACCACCGCCAGAAACGCCTTCACCTTCGGCGGTTGCCTCCGTACCCACATCGCCACCGCGTGGATCGGTGTCTTCGCTCCCTTcattgcctctctctctctctctctagctctGATGCCGTGGTTTggtatttttactattttaagaAACTCTGATTTCTCTCTCGCTCGCTCGCTCTCTCTGACTCCCTTCGTGTACGTTGGATTATTAGTTATTTGATGCGTGTAGGAACCGTGAACAAAGTAGCGTGTttggtttttagttttagttttagttttggGTTCAAATCTCGGAGGATTTGTTGAGTTTGGGACACGTGTGGAGGAGCGGGATTTGGTTATAGTTTTAGTTAGGGGTTGGGTATTGGGTGTTCAACTACTTCTAAGTTGTAGTGCCCAGCCCACTAAACACATGTAGTAGTCtgattttttaatgtatgaaagCAAGCAGCTCATGGACACGCCTCTAAAAGTGGACTTTACTGCTGCCACAACAGGACAGATGCACCGTCAGTCAGTGAGTTTTTTGGGATCAATATCGGAATGGAATATCCaatgttcattcatttttaacgattttgaattttaaaaggTACAAACAATGTCCCATTATTTAGATATTTGGTCCAAGCGGGAGGAGGCgttcccacaaaaaaaaacttgggaCCGTAATGCTCCGGATTCTCACAAAGGATACGGGCCTTCTAGTGGGATTCATATATGgaacccacttttttttttttttttgagagctAAGAGCATAATTTACATCTGTGGTgataaaaatctatatatatttttagcaccaccaatcaCAAAGTAAAGCTACAATGGTGGGGTTATagtcaaaaaaatttagcttctcAGCTACGGAGCACAGCCAAAGATAATCGTGCACTATAACtcaaagttataaaaaatatatatatatatatatatatatatattatgttatattCACACTGATGGTtagaatattttagtttttttttttgttctttcaccTCCTTTCCCATTTCTACTCGTTGCTCCTCTCTCCCCTCAGTCTCCACTCTTCATTTTTTCCTATTGCGAGCTCCAATTCCTCCACTCGTCGCCAACCCAAGCCCTTGCCTAGCGTCGACCGAAGCCCCTACCCAGCACCGACTGATCTCTTCGTTCTccgcccctctctctctctcttctatctcatttttcctttgctcTATCTCTTAATCTTTCTCTGTCTCACACACCAAGACCCATGATTGCCAGtgctgggttttgattttgtcgCCGTGATTGACAAAATAGCGTTGTCGCCATGACTGGGTTTTATTGATGGGTTCTGTTGATGGATTTTATGTTAATgggttctatttttattttgacgaatgagttttgattttgttgatggTTGATGAATAGGGTTTGTTGATGGTTGATGAATAAGTTTTGCTAATGGTTGAGTGGGTTTTGCTGATGGTTAAATTTTGTTGATTCATGGGTCATGCTATGGTGGGTCATCGGTTTGTGCCCTGGGGTTCATGGGTCATGCTGTGGTGGATCTCACCTGGCTTTTTCTTTTGTGGCTgtgtgttgattttcttggctaAGTTGGCTTAGGTTACCgtgggttttatttttgtggttgttgattgatttttttgggcAGTTATGGGCTGATTTTGGTGGTTCTAGTTGTAGGCTATATGAAGTGGTGGTTGACTGATGGTGGTTGactaatggtggtggtgggttgtgtGAAGTGGTGGTTGACTAGTGGTGGCGGATGTGAGAGTTgtttattgaaataaatatattattttattgtgttttttatattattttaatgtgttaaaagttaaaataaaaccactgatATTAGATGTGTTTGTAAAGTgaaaaggtaaaatagataaagaaattttttgtagtGCCAAATAGCTAAAATTATAGTTTTACCAATGTGAATGTTTTAACTCCGAAATTACCTAAAAATTACCTAGATTTAAATAGCAATAGAATCATTtataatcaatattaataaaaagtcaCATCTCATTTATAAATTGCAATATGGTGTCATTGAGGTTGTTAAGGTACATTTGTAAACCGACAGGTGAGTCAAATGAGATAGGAAACTCTCAAGTGCGGTTCGAAGGCGTTATTGTTGGTATTACAAGTCTTCAAAAAATGAACCCTCTAAAACGGctcaacttaaatttaaaaaaaaaaggaaaagaagatgaAGT
This genomic stretch from Castanea sativa cultivar Marrone di Chiusa Pesio chromosome 1, ASM4071231v1 harbors:
- the LOC142622816 gene encoding uncharacterized protein LOC142622816, which encodes MKGAKTPIHAVAMWVRRQPPKVKAFLAVVSGIAALVFLRLVVHDHDNLFVAAEAVHALGISVLIFKLTKEKTCAGLSLKSQELTAIFLAVRLYCSFVMEFDIHTLLDSATLVTTLWVIYMIRFTLKSSYMDDKDNFKSYYVLLPCAVLSLLIHPTTQHHIINRILWAFCVYLEAVSVLPQLRVMQNTKIVEPFTAHYVFALGVARFLSCAHWILQVLDTHGRLLTTLGYGLWPSMVLLSEIVQTFILADFCYYYVKSLVGGQLVLRLPSGVV